One region of Deltaproteobacteria bacterium genomic DNA includes:
- a CDS encoding cyclic nucleotide-binding domain-containing protein: MSDHTIANRRHVQLIVALCLFVFFNITCFTLVTSFTKSNFLTAIQTSPVFKDVYNQRPYFFLYGLSGVCFILFYLIYHMLSPRTSFEYRIKRELLFLSGASLVLYLLPVLFPGFEQRFLPAAFYFIIYDILDDLILVQTWTLINYAIDIRQSKKIQNLFLFSGGVAAVISGRGIIRLVPENNETFFLLLVLLFSGISYLIVTYIFFRHRDRIFTTFSTEKMRFKTLFTSQKKYGIIRSIIYLTVLVGIFNLFFKVLFDTQVNVRYPVAATVATASFDPLTMPDPKTEFIGQYKAFISIFQVALQLVFIYFFSRLWLNGRILLSYPLILIPILGFILGVYLARRPGFEGILFWGTIVACGANELMRRIIFDAAYQLLLFSIPEKLCNALRMYAKLLIKPWVVIVICAFFVAIPPQTSPFLIYCILIMLFLGLMTAVVLRIPNAYISSLKRSVLRRLPVERSMDSLVRLETNYIVEQYQKVVAESDDRFGYLYILNIIQNNYSPDLNAILSALLENRDIEVRLEAVSVVTELGIQKLIGRIEALFARETDPDLKKACLKAVAAWGISNEARVQEWMRMDLPIDLRKYVLAAAYRTGSAGLMEIAAQEAAALSHATDHAAILAGIWLIGELRLSHLTDGIQRHVDMEDRRAYRVILEAAAKLEDFGLFTSCIQHLGYERIVNDEVFHRSLARFGARAFEVISDMLEMIIESKTHFELKNCIRTLRHIPSQDAVDFLTDVFRRYNVPLIREEALDCVARIKTAEPNLDYHRIMENLLEEIHQCRKYCRYWRAVSSSKPESLMLIELARNIEHRIWSIFKVLNMFHSDLAIFDSYCRITQTSCQQVDASHVKAKSIEYLESLIKENYPELLTFLESITFEDGIIVDVAPLPGPRLNVMDVYEEILGQSNHWLEISAILDMPPGMRERLGSSSKETEDMIPVMEKVHFLRKVPLFRGFSIGDMMVIAQIAQEVRLEAGNVLFRKGDRGNALYLILEGEVDIVNEERRLLSKLGATRCFGEVSLLDKKGRAATAVCMNDCRMLMISSDDFEEILEKYPVLYKNIVQVLTGWLRNTPPTQERNGIKWSGS; the protein is encoded by the coding sequence ATGTCAGATCATACCATTGCCAACCGCCGTCACGTCCAGCTGATTGTTGCGTTATGCCTCTTCGTTTTCTTCAACATCACCTGTTTTACCCTTGTCACCTCTTTTACCAAGAGCAACTTTCTGACAGCCATTCAGACATCTCCCGTCTTTAAAGACGTCTACAATCAGAGACCTTACTTCTTTCTCTACGGGCTTTCCGGCGTCTGCTTTATCCTCTTCTATCTCATCTATCACATGCTAAGCCCAAGGACCTCCTTCGAATACCGCATCAAGAGAGAACTCCTCTTTCTCTCCGGCGCATCACTGGTGCTCTATCTGCTCCCTGTACTGTTCCCAGGGTTTGAGCAGCGGTTTCTTCCGGCTGCCTTCTATTTTATTATCTATGACATTTTAGACGACCTGATCCTTGTTCAGACCTGGACCCTGATCAATTACGCCATCGATATCCGTCAATCCAAGAAGATCCAGAACCTCTTTCTCTTTTCAGGGGGGGTGGCCGCGGTCATCTCAGGCCGGGGCATTATCCGGCTTGTCCCGGAAAACAACGAGACCTTCTTTCTCCTTCTGGTGCTCCTTTTCTCAGGCATCAGCTACCTGATCGTGACCTATATTTTTTTCCGCCACCGCGACCGGATCTTCACCACCTTCTCTACTGAAAAGATGCGGTTTAAGACCCTTTTTACCTCTCAAAAGAAATATGGCATCATCCGGTCCATCATCTACCTGACGGTCCTTGTGGGGATATTCAATCTTTTCTTCAAGGTCCTCTTCGACACCCAGGTCAACGTCCGATATCCGGTTGCGGCCACAGTGGCCACGGCATCGTTCGATCCATTAACGATGCCCGATCCCAAGACCGAATTCATCGGTCAGTACAAGGCATTCATCAGCATTTTTCAGGTGGCCCTGCAACTCGTATTTATCTATTTCTTCTCGAGGCTCTGGCTGAACGGACGCATCCTCCTGTCGTACCCGCTGATCCTGATCCCCATCCTTGGTTTCATCCTGGGGGTGTACCTCGCCCGCCGACCCGGATTCGAAGGCATTTTATTCTGGGGCACGATCGTCGCCTGCGGCGCCAACGAGCTGATGCGGAGGATTATCTTTGACGCCGCCTACCAGTTGCTCTTGTTTTCCATCCCTGAAAAGCTGTGCAACGCCCTGAGGATGTATGCCAAACTCCTGATCAAGCCATGGGTCGTCATTGTCATCTGCGCATTTTTTGTGGCGATCCCCCCGCAGACCAGCCCGTTTTTGATTTATTGCATCCTCATCATGCTGTTTCTTGGTCTGATGACCGCCGTGGTATTGCGAATTCCCAATGCATATATCTCTTCTCTTAAGCGGTCGGTCCTCCGCAGACTTCCGGTGGAGCGTTCCATGGACTCGTTAGTGAGACTTGAGACCAACTACATCGTGGAGCAATACCAAAAAGTGGTGGCCGAAAGCGATGATCGGTTCGGATATCTCTATATCCTCAATATTATCCAAAACAACTACTCCCCTGATCTCAACGCCATCCTAAGCGCTCTCCTTGAAAACAGGGACATCGAGGTGCGTCTGGAGGCGGTTTCAGTGGTAACCGAACTGGGCATTCAGAAACTGATAGGCCGGATAGAGGCCCTCTTTGCCCGGGAAACAGATCCCGATCTGAAAAAGGCCTGTCTCAAGGCGGTTGCGGCATGGGGCATCTCCAATGAGGCCCGGGTCCAGGAATGGATGCGTATGGATCTTCCCATAGACCTCCGTAAATATGTGCTCGCGGCGGCATATCGGACCGGGTCCGCGGGTCTCATGGAAATTGCGGCCCAGGAAGCGGCAGCCCTTTCCCACGCCACGGACCACGCCGCCATACTGGCCGGGATCTGGCTCATCGGTGAGTTGAGGCTTTCACACCTGACCGATGGGATACAACGCCATGTTGATATGGAAGACCGGCGGGCATACCGGGTCATTCTTGAGGCCGCGGCCAAGCTGGAAGATTTTGGGCTGTTTACTTCCTGCATCCAGCATCTGGGCTATGAGCGGATTGTCAACGATGAGGTCTTTCACCGCAGTCTCGCGCGCTTCGGCGCCCGTGCATTTGAGGTCATCTCGGACATGCTCGAAATGATCATTGAGTCCAAAACCCATTTTGAGCTGAAAAACTGTATTCGGACCCTGCGCCATATCCCTTCGCAGGATGCGGTGGATTTTCTGACAGATGTTTTTCGGCGCTACAACGTCCCTCTGATTCGGGAGGAGGCCCTCGATTGCGTGGCCAGGATCAAGACAGCGGAACCGAATCTGGATTACCACCGGATTATGGAAAATCTGCTCGAAGAGATTCACCAATGCAGGAAATACTGCCGTTATTGGAGAGCCGTGTCATCATCTAAACCTGAAAGCCTCATGTTGATCGAACTGGCGAGAAATATCGAGCATCGGATCTGGTCCATATTCAAGGTGCTGAACATGTTCCATTCCGATCTGGCCATATTTGATTCCTATTGCCGGATCACCCAGACCTCCTGTCAACAGGTGGACGCGTCCCATGTCAAGGCCAAGTCCATTGAATATCTGGAGAGCCTGATAAAGGAAAACTATCCTGAATTGTTAACGTTTCTGGAATCCATTACGTTCGAGGACGGAATCATTGTCGACGTGGCCCCGTTGCCGGGTCCCCGCCTGAATGTCATGGATGTGTATGAAGAAATCCTGGGGCAAAGCAATCACTGGCTTGAAATTTCGGCGATATTGGATATGCCGCCCGGCATGAGAGAACGATTGGGGTCCAGTTCAAAGGAGACGGAAGACATGATACCAGTCATGGAAAAAGTCCACTTTTTGCGGAAGGTCCCGCTTTTCAGAGGGTTTTCCATTGGCGATATGATGGTGATCGCTCAGATCGCCCAAGAGGTCAGGCTTGAGGCCGGAAACGTGCTGTTCAGAAAAGGGGACAGGGGGAACGCCCTGTATCTGATCCTGGAAGGTGAGGTGGACATCGTCAACGAGGAGAGGCGCCTTCTGTCCAAACTGGGCGCCACCCGATGTTTTGGCGAGGTGTCGCTGTTGGACAAAAAGGGCCGTGCGGCCACGGCCGTTTGTATGAACGACTGCCGGATGCTGATGATTTCCAGTGACGATTTTGAAGAGATTCTTGAAAAATACCCCGTACTGTATAAAAATATCGTCCAGGTCCTTACCGGCTGGTTGCGCAACACTCCGCCCACCCAAGAAAGGAATGGGATTAAATGGAGCGGATCGTGA
- a CDS encoding MBL fold metallo-hydrolase, which yields MKNVLRFSVLASGSGGNACFVETPRARILVDAGLSCREMERRLTAVGVSPSRLDAIVLTHEHLDHIRGAGPMARRYNLPVYINSGTLETGQKTLGKLPQLRMMETGESLFINDLIVETFTKCHDAADPMGIVLSSNGTRIGLATDLGRSTRLAEERLKGCRALILEFNHDPDMLDVGPYPLYLKRRIKGSDGHLSNRQGGELLRAVSHADLRLVVLAHLSKTNNAPEKAREEAVRVLGTCGLGGTAIWVGNQDVPGSMIEL from the coding sequence ATGAAAAACGTGCTTAGATTTTCAGTGCTCGCCTCGGGGAGCGGCGGAAATGCCTGTTTTGTGGAGACACCCAGGGCACGCATCCTGGTTGACGCCGGGCTGAGCTGCCGTGAAATGGAACGTCGACTCACTGCGGTGGGGGTCTCGCCAAGCCGCCTGGACGCGATCGTTTTGACCCATGAGCATCTGGATCACATCAGGGGGGCGGGACCGATGGCCCGTCGCTACAACCTACCCGTTTACATCAATTCGGGAACCTTGGAAACGGGGCAAAAGACCCTGGGCAAGCTTCCCCAACTTCGAATGATGGAAACCGGCGAATCTCTCTTCATCAACGATCTCATCGTAGAGACCTTTACAAAATGCCATGATGCCGCCGATCCCATGGGCATTGTCCTTTCATCCAACGGAACCCGAATCGGCCTTGCCACGGACCTGGGCCGGAGCACCCGACTGGCCGAAGAACGATTAAAAGGCTGCCGGGCCCTGATCCTGGAATTCAACCATGATCCGGACATGCTGGATGTGGGGCCTTACCCCCTCTATCTCAAACGACGGATCAAGGGCTCAGACGGACACCTCTCGAACCGGCAGGGCGGAGAACTTCTAAGGGCTGTTTCCCATGCTGATTTGAGGCTCGTCGTCCTTGCACACCTAAGTAAAACCAACAATGCCCCTGAGAAAGCCCGGGAGGAAGCGGTTCGGGTCCTTGGGACGTGCGGCCTCGGGGGGACCGCCATATGGGTCGGGAACCAGGATGTGCCCGGGTCGATGATTGAATTGTAA
- the dut gene encoding dUTP diphosphatase has product MDRISVNIQPLKHHQGLPLPAYASDGASGMDIRACVEGPVTLNPGEIRLIPTGLAVSIPSGYEAQIRPRSGLALNHGIGMVNSPGTIDSDYRGEVGIILINWGKDPFVVRRGDRIAQMVISRVTRAEISVTSDLDATHRGTGGFGHSGIE; this is encoded by the coding sequence TTGGATCGTATCTCCGTAAATATCCAACCGCTCAAACACCACCAAGGGCTTCCCCTTCCGGCCTATGCATCGGACGGCGCTTCCGGGATGGACATCCGGGCCTGTGTGGAAGGCCCTGTTACATTGAACCCGGGCGAGATCCGTCTTATCCCTACCGGTCTGGCCGTCTCCATCCCATCCGGATACGAGGCCCAGATTCGGCCGAGAAGCGGACTGGCCCTGAACCACGGCATCGGCATGGTCAACTCGCCGGGGACCATTGACTCCGACTACAGGGGCGAGGTCGGCATCATCCTGATCAACTGGGGAAAAGATCCCTTTGTGGTCCGGCGGGGAGACCGCATCGCCCAGATGGTGATCTCCAGGGTAACCAGGGCCGAGATCTCAGTGACATCCGATCTTGACGCCACCCATAGGGGAACCGGCGGCTTCGGTCACAGTGGGATTGAGTGA
- a CDS encoding insulinase family protein, which produces MYHKTILDNGVRIISERVEHLRSVSLGIWVNTGSRDETRSENGVSHFIEHMSFKGTRHRDVLQIAKELDIIGGLSNAFTGKENTCFHGRVLGRHFGRLAEILSDIFLNSTFNAVDLEREREVILQEICMMEDTPDDNLHTLFTGLFWDGHPIGWPILGTGETVSAISKETILNYIQKSYIPEEILVVAAGEVDHSDMVSFFKPLFETLSCSGENRSGRSAPVSRGGFSTHHKVLEQVHICLGGKAPSQLDEKRFACAIFNTILGGNMSSRLFQEIREKRGLAYSVYSFLSTYVDAGLLGIYAATEPKHLNLVLQTIRNEIVKLCRGELSGTEVAEAKEHLIGGIYLGSESADNRMMRMAKNEFAFGRYVDYEELVSGLEQVSMDDVVAVARSTFQERGISFAALGPVEKDSVDRDLLIYEG; this is translated from the coding sequence ATGTATCATAAGACAATACTCGACAACGGCGTCAGAATTATCTCCGAACGGGTGGAGCACCTGCGATCGGTTTCCCTCGGTATATGGGTAAACACCGGATCGCGCGACGAGACCCGTTCGGAGAATGGGGTTTCCCACTTTATCGAACACATGAGTTTTAAAGGGACTCGTCATCGCGACGTTCTCCAAATTGCCAAGGAACTGGATATCATTGGAGGACTTTCAAATGCCTTTACCGGGAAAGAGAATACCTGCTTTCACGGCAGGGTACTGGGGAGACATTTCGGCCGTCTGGCCGAAATCCTCTCCGACATCTTCCTGAATTCGACCTTCAATGCCGTTGACCTGGAGCGTGAACGGGAGGTCATCCTGCAGGAAATCTGCATGATGGAAGATACTCCGGACGACAATCTTCATACGCTTTTCACCGGTCTTTTCTGGGATGGTCATCCCATTGGCTGGCCCATCCTGGGAACCGGGGAGACCGTATCGGCAATCAGCAAGGAAACCATTCTTAATTATATCCAAAAATCCTATATCCCGGAGGAGATCCTCGTGGTGGCGGCGGGGGAGGTGGACCATTCCGACATGGTCTCCTTTTTCAAACCGCTTTTCGAGACCCTATCGTGCTCCGGCGAAAACCGTTCCGGTCGCAGTGCGCCTGTATCCAGAGGGGGCTTTTCCACGCATCACAAGGTCCTGGAACAGGTTCATATCTGCCTGGGGGGGAAGGCGCCTTCCCAGTTGGACGAGAAACGATTCGCGTGCGCCATCTTCAACACCATCCTGGGCGGGAATATGAGCTCCCGTCTTTTTCAGGAGATCAGAGAAAAGAGGGGGTTGGCCTATTCCGTATATTCCTTTCTGTCCACCTATGTGGATGCAGGCCTTTTAGGAATTTACGCGGCCACGGAACCGAAGCATCTCAATCTGGTGCTCCAAACCATCCGGAATGAGATCGTGAAGCTGTGCAGGGGCGAGTTGAGCGGTACGGAAGTGGCAGAGGCCAAGGAGCATCTCATCGGCGGCATATACCTCGGCTCTGAAAGCGCCGATAACCGGATGATGCGTATGGCAAAAAATGAGTTTGCCTTCGGACGATACGTGGACTATGAGGAATTGGTCTCCGGTCTGGAGCAGGTCAGTATGGATGACGTGGTGGCGGTTGCCCGCAGCACGTTCCAGGAGCGCGGGATCTCCTTTGCCGCTCTCGGTCCGGTGGAGAAAGACTCGGTTGACAGGGATCTCCTGATATACGAGGGATGA